From the genome of Lentilactobacillus buchneri, one region includes:
- a CDS encoding NlpC/P60 family protein codes for METRRVKVPVATIWKSKESPRKVDQPALDGDGKKWVEQMSDEQSVALSDDDLLETQALFNDEVIIDHFDGDWAKVYIPSQRDDSDSRGYPGWVPSKLLSDQQISYPPVTSIVRIAVRTANLYDENKKPVLEISLGTVLPQTGTSGDYIAVVTPLGKGFIDKSAAVLPFVGSNAGETMVEMGRQFLGERYLWGGTSSYGFDCSGFAYTLHRVLGFDIPRDADDQQENGLPLAPEEILPGDLVFFAYDHGKGYVHHVGMYIGNGKMIESRTPGAKVDIAELTEPKFAAEFAGFRRYWR; via the coding sequence ATGGAAACAAGACGAGTCAAAGTTCCAGTGGCAACTATTTGGAAGTCTAAAGAATCACCAAGAAAAGTTGATCAACCAGCCTTAGACGGCGATGGTAAAAAATGGGTTGAACAAATGAGTGATGAGCAATCAGTTGCGCTTTCCGATGATGACTTATTAGAAACGCAGGCTTTGTTTAACGATGAAGTCATTATTGATCATTTCGACGGTGACTGGGCCAAAGTCTATATTCCCAGTCAACGAGATGATTCTGATTCAAGGGGCTATCCTGGTTGGGTGCCAAGTAAATTATTAAGCGATCAGCAGATTAGTTATCCACCGGTTACCTCAATTGTGAGAATTGCTGTTCGGACAGCCAATTTGTATGATGAAAACAAAAAGCCGGTCCTCGAAATCAGCTTGGGAACTGTGCTGCCACAAACAGGCACCAGTGGTGACTACATTGCCGTCGTGACCCCGCTTGGAAAGGGTTTCATTGACAAATCAGCAGCAGTACTGCCATTCGTTGGTAGCAATGCTGGTGAAACGATGGTTGAGATGGGACGCCAATTTTTAGGCGAGCGTTATCTCTGGGGCGGAACCAGTTCCTATGGTTTTGACTGCTCTGGATTTGCGTACACGCTTCATCGGGTACTTGGATTTGATATTCCCCGGGACGCTGACGATCAACAAGAAAACGGTTTACCTTTAGCACCGGAAGAAATCCTACCGGGTGACTTGGTATTTTTCGCGTATGATCACGGCAAGGGCTACGTGCATCACGTTGGCATGTACATTGGTAATGGAAAGATGATTGAATCAAGAACGCCAGGCGCCAAAGTCGATATTGCAGAACTGACTGAACCAAAATTTGCGGCCGAGTTCGCCGGCTTTAGGAGATATTGGCGATGA
- a CDS encoding serine hydrolase — protein MSEFSETIERVMADSSFKYGLLIQSNGQTLVDHDSHEAFPSASLIKLAILNDVLDSNVDLDQSVDVSTDELVGGAGILQLMSVRPWKLRDLLALMISVSDNSATNVVISLMGMNHIQHYLQTHDFHETGLERYLMDGRALASGKNNYTSAAESLRLLQQALHNGSEVQSWFANQQFRYKLPGNFDESGENVAVYNKTGEGNLIDHDVAQIVYNNHSVDIAMLTAGSLNRMETIQKFNQVGQSVVDWLA, from the coding sequence ATGAGTGAGTTTTCTGAAACAATTGAACGGGTGATGGCTGACAGTTCGTTTAAGTATGGCTTGTTAATTCAAAGCAACGGTCAGACCTTGGTGGACCATGATAGCCACGAGGCCTTCCCATCGGCTTCTTTGATCAAATTGGCCATCTTAAACGATGTTTTGGACAGCAACGTTGATCTGGATCAATCCGTTGATGTTTCGACGGATGAGTTGGTAGGCGGTGCCGGAATCTTACAATTGATGTCTGTTCGGCCATGGAAGCTTCGGGACTTGTTGGCGTTGATGATTAGTGTGTCCGATAATTCGGCTACTAATGTGGTGATCTCCTTGATGGGAATGAATCATATTCAGCATTATCTTCAAACCCATGATTTCCACGAGACCGGGCTGGAACGTTATCTGATGGACGGTCGGGCACTTGCCAGTGGCAAAAATAACTATACCAGTGCTGCTGAAAGTTTGCGGCTGCTTCAGCAAGCACTTCATAATGGTTCCGAAGTCCAGAGCTGGTTCGCCAATCAGCAGTTCCGATACAAACTACCAGGTAATTTTGATGAATCAGGCGAGAATGTTGCTGTATACAATAAGACTGGTGAGGGCAATTTGATTGACCATGATGTCGCTCAAATTGTATATAACAACCATTCTGTTGACATTGCCATGTTGACTGCTGGATCCTTGAACCGAATGGAAACGATCCAAAAATTTAATCAAGTTGGCCAGTCAGTGGTTGATTGGTTGGCATGA